The Vanrija pseudolonga chromosome 1, complete sequence genomic sequence tgggctcTGCGTCGGCAGGAGGCTCAACGGCGCTTGGAGCCTCTGTTGATGGGGCTGCCGTGGCCTCAGGCTCAACGGCGGGAGCAGCCACATCGGCTggcacctcgccctcctccagagcagactcggcctcggcttccGGTGCAGGTTCGACAGGAGGGGCGGTCTCCTTGAGTTCGGTGCTCGCTTCGGCTGGCGCCGCATCGGTCGTAGGTGCACTAGActcggcgggcttgggctcCTCGACCACCGGCGCAGGAGGGGTTGGCGTTTCGTCGATGTCCATGTCcatcggctcgtcgtcgacctctcCCTCAGGGACCAcctccgcagcagcagcttcGGTGGGCTCCTCCTTTGCTGCTTCGGTGGGCTCCTCAGTGGTAGcggttgtggtggtggcggcgtcggccgttGGCTCCTCGGCAGCTGCTGGCGGTTCAACAggcgcctcgggctccgACTCCGTCGGCTGCGGTTCGGGCTCCACCACCTCAACCTTGGGCTCCTCCGCAACCTCCTTCTGTACTTCCGCCGCCTCAGGCTCTGGAGCCTCCGCAGCGGTCGACTCGTCCTTTGCCTCGTCCATGACGATGTCGCCATCGGCGACAGGAGCAGGTTCCACTGCAGGCTCTGGGGCGGTATCCTTAACAGCCTCCGTGACGGTCGCCTCAACGGGCTCTTCCGTCTCGATTGGCTCGCTCTGATCAGGAAGGGCCTGCTCAACCTTCTCCTCCACGACCTCGGTCGTAGGCTGGGCATCGTCCTTGTCGACAGCCTCCCCGGCGGGCTCCTGCGGGGTAGGGGCCACCTTTGCGGGGGAAGCAGACGGCGCGGCTGGGTCATCAGGGAGAGCGGAGCCGTCCTTCCGCAGGATCCAGCGGTAGGTCTCGGCTGGGCAGATAAAGCCCTTGGCAACATCGAGCTGCAGCGCTAGCCCTTGCGGAAGCCAATGCGCGGAAGCGGGGTTGAGGTTCTTGGCAACAATttcggcgtcgtcgaacTCGTCCGTATGACCATTGGCGATCACGTCCTTCTTACGCTCGGGCTTCGGCCTCTTGATGACCACGGATGAGACCGTAATCCTGGGAACGCCGTAGTCGGTAGGAACAAGGGTGACTCGGTATCTAAGATGGTCAGTCATCTGGCATATCCTGTATCACTCACTTGTCCGTCATGGAGCCAAACTCAAGGTCGTGCGTCCACAAAGACCGGGTCAAGGGGCTGTCATCAGCTGGCTGATCAATGTACCCAGCCAGTGCTTCTGGCGAGTATTTGAACCCGGCCTGGCCCGCAACGAACACCAGCTGCTCAGGGCCGACGATGGGTTGCTTGGGGATTaggtcctcctcctcagccaGGCCGAACACAGCGTGGTCGATGTCGATGGGCGCTGGGTTAAGCTTGAAGAGAATGGCGCGCTGTCGGGCAAGTTCGGCCATGGCCAGCTTCCGtgcggcacggcgggggAGCCGCTCGGCAAACTTCTTGTTGATCGttacgcgctcgacgccttcCACCACAATGCTGGTCCCGTCATGGCCGTTGCCCCAGCCACGAGTGATGACCCCGTTCCGTTCGGTTGCAGTATAGCGGACTAGACTGGGCACGACACGGACGGTAACCTCGATAATGTCGTCATCGCTGCGGCCAACGGGGCCGCCCCATCTAATCCAGCCGGCGTGCACGAGCACAAGACCGAGGTCCGAGTCATCGGTGTACACATCGGTGCCCCAGACTTTGCGCTGTCTGCGAGCCTGACCACCTTCGGCCCAACCGAGCCCCACAATTGCCCCGTCTGTGCCGGATGCGCGTGCCTCGTCCCAGCCGGGCTCGCCTCGGACCTTCCAGTTGGTGCCCAAGAATCCGCCGCCAATCCTGACGTTAACTAATGCGCCTTCGTTGCCTGAACGAGTCGAGGTCGTCTTGGCAAGGGACCAGTCTGAACCTTCGTAAACTGTGTGGCCGATGACACGTTTGAGGTCGGGTACCGTCTTGAGCCACGCCTCGATCGGCGCGCTTGAAACTTCAGGCCACTTCTTGATAGCAACCGTGAGTTGAGACCAGTCACGCTGCTGAACAGCGGGAGACTTCTTGTCATCCTCCTTGCGACGCTTCGCACGGCCACCTTGGGCTCGCGGGCGCTGGGGTTGCGCCTGTTCCTCGATCGTCGCGTCCATTCGAGGTCTCTTGTCTCGGGGCGTGTAAGTGTACTCGCGAGGCTCAGGCTTGGCAGTGTAGTTGTAGGCACGAGGGTCTCTTCCTCCAGCAACAGGGGGTGGCGCCTGAGCCGGAGCTGCCGCAGGAGCGGGCTTGGGGTCGTTCGCAGCCGGGTATGGAGCCTGGGTGTCGGGGCGGTTGATGACCTCGATGCGCGTGTACTTGGGCTCGTTGAACAGGGGCTGAGTAGAAGGCGTGTTCCGCGGACGATACAGGTCTGTGTAGGTCGAGGTCTGACGGGGCGGTTGGAAtggcttggcctcgacgccgtagGGCGGCTgcctggcgcgctcgcgttccTTCTCGGCGCGGAGACGCTCCTCGCGTTCGCGTTCCTTTTGGCGTTCGCGTTCGCGGGCCTGTTCAATTTCtttctcgcgctcgcgttcacgctccctctccctctccctgtcgcgttgttgctgctcgcgctcccttTCCCTCTCAcgctccctctccctctcacgctcgcgctcgcgatcTCGCTCAcgttcgcgctcgcggcgctcgcggtccTGCTGCGAGAAGCCGCTGAACGGATACGATGACCCGGATCCAAGGAAAGAGCCGCTCAAGCCATAAGAGTTGTAGGGCTGAGTGTAGGCTGACGCGTACGTCGAGCTGAAAGAGTACGGGGGTCGCCCCTGCTGCGAAGAAGCCgcggacgtcgaggtcgccgccttTGCAGCCGCTGaagccgtcgccgccgcaggaGGAGCTTCACGCGGCTGCtgggtgggcgaggttgTGACAGACGCGGGGTGCTGAACGGGCGACCTCTGGGGAGTGGGGTCGCGCGAGCCCTGCGAAAGGGCAGGAGGACCTCCGTACAGGCCGCGCGAACCTGTAGTGGGCGGAGGCGGGATGTTGGTCTTCACAGGGCTTGTCTGGCCGAGGGATGAAAGGCCGCTCAGACTTTCGCGCGCTGGCTGAGTCTGACTAGAGCTCGAAAGTGTTCGTTGATGGCCGGGTCCTTTGTCGGCCGTTGAGCCAGCGCTCCCACCGAAGCGGTCGCGCCTGTCGTCATAACCGGGCATGGCACGGCCACCCAGGCTGGCAAAGCCTGGCAAGCCGGGAAGTGCACgaggtgccgaggccgacgaggttgCCGAAGCCGGAGGGGGGTTGGATGGCTTGGATGCAGCCGGACCTGGGGGGTTTGGTGGCCGGCTGGAGAGCGTGGGCGATGTCGACAGGACTGATCGGGGGAACCCAGACTGAGCCGATCGCTGCGGGGACGTGTCTGGTCCCCCAGCCGCGGGCTTTTGCTGGGGCCTGTCGCGGTCGCGATCGCGTTCCCGGTCGCGCTCAATTTCACGCaggcgctcacgctcacgcttCTCTGCGAGGTAGTTGCCAAATGGATATGTTCCACCTCCTCCAAACACGCTCGGGCGTGGTGTTGATTCGGTGGGGCGTCCAGAGAACGCCGATGAAAGTCCCGATGCAGGGGCGCGATTCGGCTCCGACGACGCGGATTGGCGATCGCCACCAGAGGTGTTtcctcctccaccagcgGTTGAGTGGGACATGAcgtggtgatgatgatggtggtggtgatgatggtgaTGCGGTGCGCCGCCAGAGTGTGTGTGGGAGTGGCCTGAAGCGCTACCGGCACCGGCCGAATCGGACCCCTGTCGGCCAGGGCCAGAGCCGGAATACGAGTACCGTGGTGAGACGGGGTCTTGGAAGGTTAGATATGCAAGCTTGGGTAAAGGAATGCTGGAGCACCCAGGACAATAGACGCACCTCTTCCAGAGTTGCTGTTACGATCACGAGCGGCCTTGTCTGGATCGCTCATAACAGGGGGAACGAGGGGATGCGTCGAGTGGGGTTTGGTTGGCTTGGGATGATTCGTCTAGGCGGGAGGGAAGTGTGGAGGTCCAGGTGGTGCGCGAGTTTTGGCGCGAGCCGGAAAAGAGTGGACGAGGTGTGGGAGAGGGGGGTGTCGCTTGAGGGGCCAAGTGTCAAGGTGTACCAGAGTCAAGTTGAGGTGTTGGATGTGTCCGACTTGAAGCTGTAGTGAGTGGATGCTGTCGAGTTTTGTTGGGTAGAagagaggacgaggtggaagTTGGTAAAGAGGTAAAGAGTTGGGTGCGGGGGTGAATGACCCAAAAGCCAGGCAGGctgagcgggcgggcggctcCCTCTCCCTTTGGCCCACAAGCcagggaaggcgaggaagggcaAACGACCGACGTCAAGGCCAGGAATTAGCCAGGAACGCGGTCTGTGCAGGTTTGGACCCTGAGGTCACATCTTTAAACGACTGATTGGGtggtcagcggcggcgacgacgagcgcagcCAGCGAGGGGCCAAGCGCGGGGGAGCATTGTCCACCAACCCAAGCCATGGCTGGTTGCCAGCAGCACACAATGACCGAGAGACATGCATCATCATGACACGCACCCCCACAAGAACACACCGACAACCACACCTCCCCACGCCCGCTACACAcgcaaccaccaccaccaccacaaccaccaccaccacttctACCATACACACAACGTAACCCCAATATCTTTAGTCTTCAGCCTCAGCCTCAAGGCTCTGCTGTGTCGTCTCATGCTACGACTACTTCAAAGCCGACCGCCGATGGAACACTGATTCACAGTGTGCACCATGGTTCAGAAGGCGGAAGGATGACATCACGTGATAACTGATCCGATCACCTATTTAACCCCCTTGCTTTAGTGTTGAGCCGAGATCTTTTACATCCCCCCATGTAATTCAGTCACTGCGCGtccgttgttgttgccgctTGGTGCTTTGTGACTGGCGGCGCGAAGGGAAGGCAACACCAGCCAAACAGACATTCACGCGCCTCGAGCCAGCCGACCACATCTCTCTCAGTCCCTCGCTCACTCAACCCTCATTCTTGACTGCACAACCGCCTGCTAATACGACAACAAGCGCCCCCACACCTACTATACATATTGCACGAACGAACCGTCCAACTCATACCCACAACACACAGCATAATCACATCACCCCGCCGGCTccgcactcgccgccgtcctcagCCGCAATGGTCAAGGAGgtgcggccgccgacggtTGTCAAACCAAGATCATCGTTGGGCGACCAACAGGTTGCAGAAGCAGCAGAACCATCCGGCTCAAAGCTTCCTGTCGCTTCGTCGCGTATCCCACAGCCGTCGCGCACCGCCCTTTCACAACGCGCAAACAACCAAAAGTCCGCCCAGCCGACCAAGCTACCGACTCGAGCACGCGCCAAGCCCGCTGCGTCGTCCAGTGCACAGAACGTGCCCAGGCGACCCGCTCCTACTCGTGCCATCTCTCCGGACCCTCTGTTAATAGCATCGACatctcgccgacctccggcggcggcagagcCCGCTGCACCACCGCGCCGTCAGGCGGCACGCCAGCCTGTCCGAGCAACCGGCGGAGCGACCCCAACGTTAAATCGTCCAGACGACACCTTCGTGTTTGGGCGCCTTGATGAAGACGACACAATGATTGGGCGCATCGCCTTGCCGTCCGATATGGCAgcgttgagctcgtcggAGATTGAAGACGAAGAGGATGCCCCCACCCCAAAACCCCGCCCGAAGGGTCGGGCCGTGACTGGCCTAGGAAGGTTGTTGACACCCCAAGCTAGCAGCCAGGAGGTAGGTGGTGACGGCGCGAATCGAACTAATGTAACCAAGGTCTCGTCACTTGCTGGTCCTTCAACGCGTATAGCCAGTCGCCCTTCCAGACCACGGCCCCCGACACCCGAATCGCAGGAGGTCTCCTCTCAGGCCCGTGCACCTGACAGTCCACCGCGCCGAACCGTCCCCTCGGATACAATCGAGGAATACGACACGCCGTTGAGAGAGCCTCCCGAGCCGACACGCCAAAGGCAGGCACGTCTGAGCGACACCCCGAAGGCGAGCACCAAGCGCAAGTCATTACCGTCCGCGCCAGATACCGAGAGACCGAAGAGTGCCAGGAAACGAGTCGCGACTCCGACATCATCAGATTTGAGCGTACACAACGTAACGACTACCCCGGCTGCGGCCCCTCGGAGTCGAAATGCCCCCTCCACCGAACCGCAGGCGCGTGAATCGGCGAAGAGGCGCGCTCCTACTCCCAAAACCCAGACGCCGAACCGTAAGAGGCGCTCGTCTACGGTTGAGAGACGGAAGACAATGTCGGGGTCCACTCCTCGGAAGCCACCCGCAGAGGTACTCGCCAGCCGTGGTATAAGGGTTGGCATCGCTCGTGAGGCTCTCAAGCCCACACCGGGCGACGATCCACTACTCTTGATGGGAGCTTCAAgggagcggcgacgacgcatGAGTCAAACGCCTGGATGGTCTCCGCAGAAGCGCGTTCTCCTCAGGACTGCGATGACTGAGCCCCGCCCCACGACCACAACCTTCGGTTTCCCAGCTCGCCAGCCTCTCAAGGCGCCACTTCTTGGTGTCACGGAGGAGgcagcggccgaggacgacagcgcAAATCACGACTATGGAGGAGGCGCAAGTGACGATGACGGTGAGGGCGTTGGAAATGACACCTTTGTCGACGTGCGCAGTCGAAGAGATTTACCATCGCGGCCGCCTTCGGCGCTTGGTGCGGCCAGACCCCCTGAACGATCAAGACCAACGACCCCTGCCGAGATTGCATCCACACGACTAGCTTCAGCTATCGCAAGATCTCGTTCCGCGTCTCGGTCAAACTCGCCTCCAGCGACGAGGTCAGCAAGCCCTAACCACCCATCGCTTCTCCACGGACTGCAGCGGTTCGTTACACCCGCGGTTGAGCCTGGCGAGGAGAATGAAGAAAGCGAAGCGGCGGATCTGGAGCCAACTTACGTTTCTCCTGTGGCTTCGCCCAGAGGGACGCCGCACCCAGGAGATGACAATGAGGACACGCATGAGCCCGAAGACCATGAAGACCTCGTCATGGCCGATGGATACAGGTCGCCGTCGTACTCGCCCGggccgcccggcgcggcTTCACCCAGCATGTCGCCGCCCATGTCCTTTGACGCACCGACACCAAACGTGGCCAACGCCTTAGACTTTGACAGCCCGTCCTTGCAGCGCATTCTCCGTGGGTCTGGCTCCCAAGCGTCAGACACGTTCAGTCCATCAGGGGCATCCCCACTGCTTCCGCGACGAATCTCAAGGTTCGCCCCTATTAGCAGTGATCCACCAGCCCCTCCAAGCTTTACGGCCCCCGCCGACCGATCCACAGTcgccgtggacgaggacgccgatcACTCCGATTCGTttgatgccgaggaggacacTGTCATTGCGCGGCAATCGCCCGATGTGTCCACCGAAGCCTTGGATCCTGAAGAACTTGGCGAGGACGAACAACCAGAGGAGCCACCTGCCACCCTGGCCCAGGAAATGCCTGAAGACGACCAAGatgttgaggaggaggacgagcacaACAACCTACCAGTTGCCCGATCCCCAAGCCTTGGATACTCTCCTTCTCCTGAGccggagggcgacgacgacttggagGGTGACACTGTCATCATCGCGGACGAGACTATGGAAGCAGAGGActcgggcgagctcgagccccCAGTGACTGAGACTGGTACGCCTGTCGCCCAGCCACCGACCGTTGAAGTGGCGCTCCAAGATTCACCTCGCCAAGCGACACCTCCAATCCGTGTTGTGGTAGATCAGTCATTGGCAGTACCCTCGACGTCCAACACGGCCCGGGCCCGAACAGAACCGCCAGTGCCATCGTCGCCGTTCGTTAGCCGTACTGGCTTCCGTTTCTTCAGCCCggccgccagcagcgtcgACTTAGCCCGTCTCTCTCCGGCACCGGTGGACGTCGACCGTCTCTCCCCAGCTCCTGTGACGAACCGCCTGTCACCTGTCCCCGAAACCGCTGCCCGGCGATTGTCGCCGCTTGCCTCTGCCCCTGCGCGCTTGCCTCTCTCGCCGGttgcctcggcgaggcgatCAGCTTCGCCCATGCTTCCTACGCGCGTCTCGACAGCTTCCGCATCCTCGGTCCATGAAGGCCTtgacgaggacctcgacgccactCCGCTCGAGCCGTCGAGGGAGCCTTCCCAAGGACCGTCGACGGAGGGTCAAGACGCAGTCGGCGACACCAGTGCAGTGCCCGACTCCGATGAAACTCGCACTGCAGGCATGGCTGATAGCTCTGGGGAGCAGTCTTCCACCGAgatcgacgccgcagcggaTACTGTGGTGATCGAGGGCGCGAGCTTTGATGTGGATGCCACAGCAGACACGATCGCTGTGGACAGCGACCCCGTTCATGTGcacgcggacgaggacgagggcgtcgaggaagccgaagccgaccAGTCGATGAGCTCCCCCAGATGGCGGACGACCAGCAACCGCTCGTCTATCGCGGACGTTGTCAACGCCGCCATTGCGGCAGGTATGGTTCTCGACGACCAGAGTGCACCTCCTTCCAGTGACCCCGCTGTTCAAGATCCACCATCGACTCCATCACGGCCCCTGACTGAAGCAATGGCCACGACTCCCACTCCGGATCGTCGAGAGGTTACGACCAAGGAGCCCGTTGGTCGTTCTTCTCCGTCTCCGGAACCTCAGCTGTCCGACGACGGCTCCGAGGGTGTGCCCGATCCCGAGCTACCTCTGGGTTTCAGACGTCGCATGGACGCTGGTATAACGCCAGTCCGCCCGCGCGTCTCTGGTGCCTCGCAGCCACCTGCGTCCAGGCGAGCTAGCGCAGCTCTTCACGTTGAGGAgccggcaagctcgtcaTCTCCGGTCCCTCAACCACTGCAGGAAAGCACATCGCTTCCACACCCAGCTCCCTCCCCAGTCGCTGTGTTGAAGGAGAGGACCCCTCCTCCCGCTTCCCCACCAGCCACGCAGCCGTCTCCTCCAT encodes the following:
- the rxt3 gene encoding Transcriptional regulatory protein rxt3 — protein: MSHSTAGGGGNTSGGDRQSASSEPNRAPASGLSSAFSGRPTESTPRPSVFGGGGTYPFGNYLAEKRERERLREIERDRERDRDRDRPQQKPAAGGPDTSPQRSAQSGFPRSVLSTSPTLSSRPPNPPGPAASKPSNPPPASATSSASAPRALPGLPGFASLGGRAMPGYDDRRDRFGGSAGSTADKGPGHQRTLSSSSQTQPARESLSGLSSLGQTSPVKTNIPPPPTTGSRGLYGGPPALSQGSRDPTPQRSPVQHPASVTTSPTQQPREAPPAAATASAAAKAATSTSAASSQQGRPPYSFSSTYASAYTQPYNSYGLSGSFLGSGSSYPFSGFSQQDRERRERERERDREREREREREREREREREQQQRDREREREREREREKEIEQARERERQKEREREERLRAEKERERARQPPYGVEAKPFQPPRQTSTYTDLYRPRNTPSTQPLFNEPKYTRIEVINRPDTQAPYPAANDPKPAPAAAPAQAPPPVAGGRDPRAYNYTAKPEPREYTYTPRDKRPRMDATIEEQAQPQRPRAQGGRAKRRKEDDKKSPAVQQRDWSQLTVAIKKWPEVSSAPIEAWLKTVPDLKRVIGHTVYEGSDWSLAKTTSTRSGNEGALVNVRIGGGFLGTNWKVRGEPGWDEARASGTDGAIVGLGWAEGGQARRQRKVWGTDVYTDDSDLGLVLVHAGWIRWGGPVGRSDDDIIEVTVRVVPSLVRYTATERNGVITRGWGNGHDGTSIVVEGVERVTINKKFAERLPRRAARKLAMAELARQRAILFKLNPAPIDIDHAVFGLAEEEDLIPKQPIVGPEQLVFVAGQAGFKYSPEALAGYIDQPADDSPLTRSLWTHDLEFGSMTDKYRVTLVPTDYGVPRITVSSVVIKRPKPERKKDVIANGHTDEFDDAEIVAKNLNPASAHWLPQGLALQLDVAKGFICPAETYRWILRKDGSALPDDPAAPSASPAKVAPTPQEPAGEAVDKDDAQPTTEVVEEKVEQALPDQSEPIETEEPVEATVTEAVKDTAPEPAVEPAPVADGDIVMDEAKDESTAAEAPEPEAAEVQKEVAEEPKVEVVEPEPQPTESEPEAPVEPPAAAEEPTADAATTTTATTEEPTEAAKEEPTEAAAAEVVPEGEVDDEPMDMDIDETPTPPAPVVEEPKPAESSAPTTDAAPAEASTELKETAPPVEPAPEAEAESALEEGEVPADVAAPAVEPEATAAPSTEAPSAVEPPADAEPKADAPAEEATPAEAAA